A single genomic interval of Coregonus clupeaformis isolate EN_2021a chromosome 36, ASM2061545v1, whole genome shotgun sequence harbors:
- the LOC121552606 gene encoding syntaxin-11-like, with protein MKTCDIGSLHHNRTDPAMRDRLSHLQDLSQSNGHVEQMVYAESGESISGDSFSNVDLEEELHHQAVVWDNTPELEEVFSQSQEVHREVQLILLEVKRLREQNARMLQGTTSMMVIKRDSNAIAADIKARAEGVLTRLKDMDAAGRELEVEHGSNTAVTRIARTQYVCLSNGFRDAMFDYNEAEMSHRESCKAHIQRQMEIVGMEVTGEEVEEMIETGHWNVFNENILSEGKTVHSALNQIESRHRELLDLESRIQSIHEIFLDVALLVEEQGPMMNTIQANIQKTDMAIQEVLVKLSKAKRHNKNNPFKKMFCSCFPCVN; from the coding sequence ACCCAGCCATGAGGGACCGTCTGAGCCACTTACAGGATCTGTCCCAGTCGAATGGCCATGTGGAGCAGATGGTCTACGCTGAGTCCGGGGAGTCCATCTCTGGGGACTCCTTTAGCAACGTGGACCTGGAGGAGGAACTCCATCACCAGGCCGTGGTGTGGGACAACACCCCTGAATTGGAGGAGGTCTTCTCCCAGTCCCAGGAGGTCCACCGTGAGGTCCAGCTCATCCTCCTGGAGGTCAAACGTCTCCGCGAGCAGAACGCCCGCATGCTCCAGGGCACCACTAGCATGATGGTCATTAAGAGGGACTCCAACGCCATCGCAGCTGACATCAAGGCCCGCGCTGAGGGTGTGCTGACGCGACTCAAGGACATGGACGCCGCAGGGCGGGAGCTGGAGGTAGAACACGGCTCCAACACCGCCGTGACTCGCATTGCCAGGACCCAATATGTCTGCCTGAGCAACGGCTTCCGTGATGCCATGTTCGACTACAACGAGGCAGAGATGAGCCACCGGGAGAGCTGCAAGGCTCACATCCAGAGGCAGATGGAGATCGTGGGGATGGAGGTGACGGGCGAGGAAGTGGAGGAGATGATCGAGACAGGCCATTGGAACGTCTTCAATGAGAACATCCTGTCGGAGGGCAAGACGGTGCACTCAGCACTCAACCAGATCGAGAGCCGCCACCGGGAGCTGCTAGACCTGGAGAGCAGGATCCAGAGCATCCATGAGATCTTCCTGGATGTGGCTCTGCTGGTGGAGGAGCAGGGCCCCATGATGAACACCATCCAGGCCAACATACAGAAGACAGACATGGCCATCCAAGAGGTTCTGGTCAAACTCAGCAAGGCCAAGCGCCACAACAAGAACAACCCCTTCAAGAAGATGTTCTGCAGCTGCTTCCCCTGCGTCAACTGA